A single genomic interval of Rhizobium leguminosarum bv. trifolii WSM1325 harbors:
- a CDS encoding binding-protein-dependent transport systems inner membrane component (PFAM: binding-protein-dependent transport systems inner membrane component~KEGG: ret:RHE_CH03680 sorbitol/mannitol ABC transporter, permease protein): MARKVTTKRKLIVTAIAWTLGILIFFPILWTFLTSFKSEADAIASPPQFLFFHWTTENYAEVQSRSNYLSHFMNSVIISFGSTLIGLIIAIPAAWAMAFSPTKRTKDVLMWMLSTKMMPPVGALIPIYLMFRNFGLLDTRTGLVIVLTLINLPIIVWMLYTYFKEIPGEILEAARMDGASLMKEIVYVLTPMAVPGIASTLLLNIILAWNEAFWTLNLTASKAAPLTAFIASYSSPEGLFYAKLSAASTMAIAPILILGWFSQKQLVRGLTFGAVK; encoded by the coding sequence ATGGCCAGAAAAGTCACAACCAAGCGCAAGCTCATCGTCACCGCGATCGCCTGGACGCTCGGCATCCTGATCTTCTTCCCGATTCTCTGGACGTTTCTCACCAGCTTCAAGTCGGAAGCCGATGCCATCGCCTCGCCGCCGCAGTTCCTGTTCTTCCACTGGACGACGGAGAACTACGCGGAGGTGCAGAGCCGGTCGAACTATCTCAGCCACTTCATGAACTCGGTGATCATCTCCTTCGGCTCGACGCTGATCGGCCTGATCATCGCCATTCCGGCCGCCTGGGCGATGGCGTTTTCGCCGACCAAGCGGACCAAGGACGTGCTGATGTGGATGCTGTCGACCAAGATGATGCCGCCGGTCGGCGCGCTGATCCCGATCTATCTGATGTTCCGCAATTTTGGCCTACTCGACACGCGCACCGGCCTGGTGATCGTGCTGACGCTGATCAACCTGCCGATTATCGTCTGGATGCTCTACACCTACTTCAAGGAAATCCCCGGCGAGATCCTCGAGGCGGCGCGTATGGATGGGGCGTCGCTGATGAAGGAGATCGTCTACGTGCTGACGCCGATGGCCGTGCCCGGCATTGCCTCGACACTGCTTTTGAACATCATCCTTGCCTGGAACGAGGCGTTCTGGACGCTCAATCTCACCGCCTCGAAGGCGGCGCCGCTGACGGCCTTCATCGCTTCCTATTCCAGCCCCGAGGGTCTGTTTTACGCCAAGCTCTCGGCGGCATCGACGATGGCGATCGCGCCGATCCTGATCCTTGGCTGGTTCAGTCAGAAACAACTCGTCCGCGGCCTGACCTTCGGCGCTGTGAAATAA
- a CDS encoding Mannitol dehydrogenase domain protein (PFAM: Mannitol dehydrogenase domain; Mannitol dehydrogenase rossman domain~KEGG: rec:RHECIAT_CH0003952 mannitol 2-dehydrogenase protein) gives MTCKLSLATLSDVARTAAIPGYDRASLKAGIVHFGVGNFHRAHQAIYLDDLFNAGTDHDWAIVGAGVLPSDAAMREKLAAQDFLTTVVEQDNNKTAARVTAPMIDILPVGDAAAIIARLADPEIRIVSMTITEGGYFIDASGTFNPAHPAIAADGENPNAPKTVFGLIVAGLKARKDKGIGPFTVMSCDNIPHNGIVTANAVVGTAALSDPAFADWIRANVAFPNAMVDRITPATSQREIDFLRDNFQIEDSWPVYCEEFKQWVLEDKFTAGRPALEKVGVTFVADVTPYEHMKIRILNGGHAAIAYPAALMDIHFVHDSMEDPLIRAFLAKLEKDEIIPIVPPVPNTSLTDYFALIEHRLLNPKIADTIPRLAQDGSNRQPKFILPSTLNNLSQGRDVVGLALVSALWCRYFAGKTDSGKDIVFNDASAERLHAAALKAKDDPSAFLVFDDIFGEVAKSELFRKRFAHALKTLWEKGTRETLQLYLDGKLAV, from the coding sequence ATGACGTGCAAACTATCGCTGGCAACGCTTTCGGATGTGGCGCGCACTGCTGCCATCCCTGGATATGACAGGGCGTCGCTGAAGGCCGGCATCGTGCACTTCGGCGTCGGCAATTTCCACCGTGCCCATCAGGCGATCTATCTCGACGATCTCTTCAACGCGGGCACGGATCACGACTGGGCGATCGTCGGCGCCGGCGTGCTGCCGTCGGATGCGGCGATGCGCGAAAAGCTTGCGGCGCAGGATTTCCTGACGACGGTGGTCGAACAGGACAACAACAAGACGGCGGCGCGCGTCACCGCACCGATGATCGACATCCTGCCGGTCGGCGATGCCGCTGCGATCATCGCCAGGCTTGCCGATCCCGAAATCCGCATCGTTTCGATGACGATTACCGAGGGCGGTTATTTCATCGATGCCTCAGGCACGTTCAATCCGGCCCATCCGGCCATTGCCGCAGACGGAGAGAACCCCAACGCGCCGAAGACGGTGTTCGGCCTGATCGTCGCCGGCCTGAAGGCGCGCAAGGACAAGGGCATCGGACCTTTCACCGTCATGTCCTGCGACAACATTCCCCATAATGGCATCGTCACCGCCAATGCCGTCGTCGGCACGGCGGCACTTTCGGATCCTGCCTTTGCCGACTGGATCCGGGCGAATGTCGCCTTCCCGAACGCCATGGTCGACCGAATCACGCCGGCGACCAGCCAGCGCGAGATCGATTTCCTCAGGGACAATTTCCAGATCGAGGACAGTTGGCCGGTTTATTGCGAGGAATTCAAGCAATGGGTGCTCGAGGATAAGTTCACCGCCGGCCGGCCGGCGCTGGAAAAGGTCGGCGTCACCTTCGTTGCCGATGTCACGCCTTACGAGCATATGAAGATCCGCATCCTCAACGGCGGGCATGCCGCGATCGCCTATCCGGCGGCGCTGATGGACATTCACTTCGTGCATGATTCCATGGAAGACCCGCTGATCCGCGCCTTCCTCGCCAAACTCGAGAAAGACGAGATCATTCCGATCGTGCCGCCGGTGCCGAACACGTCGCTGACGGATTATTTCGCGCTGATCGAACATCGCCTGCTCAATCCGAAGATTGCCGACACCATTCCGCGGCTGGCGCAGGACGGCTCGAACCGCCAACCGAAATTCATCCTGCCGTCGACGCTCAACAATTTGAGTCAGGGCAGGGACGTCGTCGGTCTGGCGCTGGTTTCGGCACTCTGGTGCCGTTATTTCGCCGGCAAGACCGACAGCGGCAAGGATATCGTCTTCAACGACGCGAGCGCAGAGCGCCTGCATGCGGCAGCGCTGAAAGCCAAGGACGATCCATCGGCCTTCCTCGTCTTCGACGATATTTTCGGCGAAGTGGCAAAATCCGAACTTTTCCGCAAGCGTTTTGCCCATGCTCTCAAAACCCTGTGGGAAAAGGGCACGCGGGAGACGCTGCAGCTCTATCTCGACGGCAAGCTCGCAGTGTAA
- a CDS encoding HAD-superfamily hydrolase, subfamily IA, variant 3 (TIGRFAM: HAD-superfamily hydrolase, subfamily IA, variant 3; HAD-superfamily hydrolase, subfamily IA, variant 1~PFAM: Haloacid dehalogenase domain protein hydrolase~KEGG: rec:RHECIAT_CH0003951 probable hydrolase phosphatase protein) codes for MADAETRLVIFDCDGVLVDSEPISISVLVGAMNDLGVSITEDQAYERFLGRSLSTLIDTLETEFNVHADEEFLERIRIELYARFRTELKPIDGIAAAIDRLGVRCCVASSSQMERIRLSLSVTGLLDRLPDIFSATMVKRGKPAPDLFLHAAREMQVEPAHCLVVEDSPAGIAAAKAAGMTVFAFTGGSHANFTGYRAELDRLSPDVVFDAMPDLIHLVRNHKLDGTKT; via the coding sequence ATGGCTGATGCTGAAACACGGCTGGTGATCTTCGATTGCGATGGCGTACTCGTCGACAGCGAGCCGATCTCGATCAGCGTGCTCGTCGGGGCAATGAACGATCTCGGCGTCTCGATCACCGAGGACCAGGCCTATGAGCGTTTTCTCGGCCGCAGCCTGTCGACCCTCATCGATACGCTGGAAACCGAATTCAACGTCCATGCCGACGAGGAATTCCTCGAGCGTATCCGCATCGAACTCTACGCTCGTTTTCGCACGGAACTGAAGCCGATCGACGGTATCGCCGCGGCGATCGACAGGCTGGGCGTTCGCTGCTGCGTTGCCTCCTCCAGCCAGATGGAGCGAATCCGGTTGTCGCTGTCGGTGACCGGGCTTCTCGACAGGCTGCCCGACATCTTCAGCGCAACGATGGTCAAGCGCGGCAAGCCGGCGCCCGATCTCTTCCTGCATGCGGCGCGTGAAATGCAGGTCGAGCCGGCTCATTGCCTTGTCGTCGAAGACAGCCCGGCCGGCATTGCCGCCGCCAAGGCAGCAGGCATGACGGTCTTTGCCTTCACCGGCGGATCACACGCCAATTTCACCGGATATCGTGCCGAACTCGACCGCCTTTCGCCTGATGTGGTGTTTGACGCCATGCCGGATTTGATACACCTTGTCCGCAACCATAAGCTGGACGGGACCAAGACTTGA
- a CDS encoding binding-protein-dependent transport systems inner membrane component (PFAM: binding-protein-dependent transport systems inner membrane component~KEGG: rec:RHECIAT_CH0003955 sorbitol/mannitol ABC transporter, permease protein), giving the protein MIAMATLHTRSSARLMIAPSVLLLFAWMIVPLAMTIYFSLLNYNLLSPGMESFVGFLNYEYFLSDPAFFAALINTLLLVAGVLLITVIGGIAFALLLDQPMYGQGIVRILVIAPFFVMPTVAALVWKNMFMNPVNGLFAHLAKALGLQPIDWLANAPLFSVILIVAWQWLPFATLIMLTALQSLDEEQKEASEMDGAGPISKFIYIILPHMARAITVVILIQTIFLLSVFAEILVTTNGGPGTDSTNLTYLVYAQALLQFDIGGASAGGIVAVILANIVAIFLVRLVGKNLEA; this is encoded by the coding sequence GTGATTGCCATGGCAACGTTACACACCCGCTCCTCCGCGCGCCTGATGATCGCGCCCTCCGTGCTGCTGCTTTTTGCGTGGATGATCGTCCCGCTGGCGATGACGATCTATTTCTCGCTGCTGAACTACAATCTGCTCAGCCCCGGCATGGAGAGCTTCGTCGGTTTCCTGAACTACGAATATTTCCTGTCGGATCCGGCCTTCTTCGCCGCGCTGATCAACACGCTGCTGCTTGTTGCCGGCGTGTTGCTGATCACCGTCATCGGCGGCATCGCCTTTGCGCTGCTGCTCGACCAGCCGATGTACGGCCAGGGCATCGTGCGCATCCTGGTGATTGCACCGTTCTTCGTCATGCCGACGGTGGCAGCACTGGTCTGGAAGAATATGTTCATGAACCCGGTCAACGGGTTGTTTGCGCATCTTGCCAAGGCGCTCGGCCTGCAGCCGATCGACTGGCTGGCGAATGCGCCGCTGTTTTCCGTCATTCTGATCGTCGCCTGGCAATGGCTGCCGTTTGCCACCCTCATCATGCTGACGGCGCTGCAGTCGCTCGACGAGGAGCAGAAGGAAGCCTCCGAGATGGACGGCGCCGGACCGATCTCGAAGTTCATCTACATCATCCTTCCGCACATGGCGCGCGCCATCACCGTGGTGATCCTGATCCAGACGATCTTCCTGCTTTCGGTCTTTGCCGAAATCCTCGTCACCACCAATGGCGGGCCGGGCACCGACAGCACCAACCTCACCTATCTCGTCTATGCCCAGGCGCTGCTGCAGTTCGATATCGGTGGGGCATCGGCCGGTGGTATCGTGGCTGTTATCCTCGCCAATATCGTCGCGATCTTCCTCGTGCGCCTCGTCGGCAAGAATCTGGAGGCTTGA
- a CDS encoding ABC transporter related (PFAM: ABC transporter related; TOBE domain protein; Transport-associated OB domain protein~SMART: AAA ATPase~KEGG: ret:RHE_CH03679 sorbitol/mannitol ABC transporter, ATP-binding protein) has protein sequence MGSITLQKVSKVFGEAKVIPSIDLDIKDGEFVVFVGPSGCGKSTLLRLIAGLEDVSGGKIVIDGRDATEKAPSERGLAMVFQSYALYPHMSVRNNIAFPLKMAGIDKAEIDRKVSDAARVLNLTDYLERKPRQLSGGQRQRVAIGRAIVRQPSAFLFDEPLSNLDAALRVNMRLEISELHQQLKTTMVYVTHDQVEAMTMADKIVVLNRGNIEQVGSPLELYSRPLNLFVAGFIGSPKMNFITGQNAAALNAHTIGVRPEHVLLSMESGDWKGRVVVAEHLGSDTFLHIDADGIGMLTARGSGDFAAKAGDTVFLTPDRSRIHKFNEGGLAI, from the coding sequence ATGGGCAGCATTACCCTTCAGAAGGTTTCCAAGGTCTTCGGCGAAGCCAAGGTCATCCCTTCGATCGATCTCGACATCAAGGACGGCGAGTTCGTCGTCTTCGTCGGTCCGTCGGGCTGCGGCAAGTCCACGCTGCTCAGGCTGATCGCCGGGCTCGAGGACGTCTCCGGCGGCAAGATCGTCATCGACGGCAGGGACGCCACCGAAAAGGCGCCGTCCGAGCGCGGCCTTGCCATGGTGTTCCAGTCCTATGCGCTTTATCCGCATATGAGCGTGCGCAACAACATCGCTTTCCCGCTGAAGATGGCGGGCATCGACAAGGCGGAGATCGACCGCAAGGTCAGCGATGCCGCCCGGGTGCTTAACCTCACCGACTATCTCGAGCGCAAGCCGCGCCAGCTGTCGGGCGGCCAGCGCCAGCGCGTGGCGATCGGCCGCGCCATCGTGCGCCAACCTTCGGCCTTCCTGTTCGACGAACCGCTGTCGAACCTCGATGCGGCGCTACGCGTCAACATGCGCCTCGAAATCAGCGAGTTACATCAGCAACTGAAGACGACGATGGTCTACGTCACCCACGACCAGGTCGAGGCGATGACCATGGCCGACAAGATCGTCGTCCTGAACCGGGGCAATATCGAGCAGGTCGGATCGCCGCTCGAACTCTACAGCCGTCCCCTGAACCTCTTCGTCGCCGGCTTCATCGGATCGCCGAAGATGAACTTCATCACCGGCCAAAACGCCGCCGCGCTCAATGCTCATACCATCGGCGTCCGGCCCGAACATGTGCTGCTGTCGATGGAAAGCGGCGACTGGAAGGGCAGGGTCGTGGTCGCCGAACATCTTGGTTCCGACACTTTCCTGCATATCGATGCCGATGGCATCGGCATGCTGACGGCGCGCGGCAGCGGCGATTTCGCCGCCAAAGCGGGCGATACGGTCTTCCTGACGCCGGACCGTTCGCGTATTCATAAATTCAACGAAGGCGGTCTTGCCATCTGA
- a CDS encoding Exopolysaccharide synthesis ExoD (PFAM: Exopolysaccharide synthesis ExoD~KEGG: ret:RHE_CH03684 putative exopolysaccharide biosynthesis protein) has translation MAADQSRERISIGDLFDTMGDRAISALMLIFALPNAFPTPPGTSAVLGAPLVFLAVQLTFGLKPWLPKVIANRSMRREDFETIVGRIHRWLAWAERMLKPRLAIFAEPPAEYLAGAACLLLSIVLLLPVPLGNILPAVTISVFAFGILGRDGLFALIGFVMTAVSLVVAGGVIYGLVKAAIYLVVQWFA, from the coding sequence ATGGCCGCCGACCAGAGCCGCGAACGGATCTCGATAGGCGATCTGTTCGATACTATGGGTGACAGGGCGATCAGCGCGTTGATGCTGATCTTCGCGCTGCCGAATGCCTTTCCCACTCCGCCGGGCACCTCGGCAGTGCTCGGGGCGCCATTGGTCTTCCTGGCAGTGCAACTGACCTTCGGGCTGAAACCCTGGCTACCGAAGGTGATTGCCAACCGTTCGATGCGGCGGGAGGATTTCGAGACCATTGTCGGCCGCATCCATCGCTGGCTCGCCTGGGCCGAACGCATGCTGAAACCGCGGCTTGCGATCTTCGCCGAACCGCCGGCGGAATATCTTGCCGGGGCGGCATGCCTGCTGCTGTCGATCGTGCTGCTGCTGCCGGTCCCGCTCGGCAACATCCTGCCGGCGGTCACGATCTCGGTCTTCGCCTTCGGCATATTGGGCCGTGACGGGCTCTTCGCGCTCATCGGCTTCGTGATGACGGCCGTGTCGCTCGTCGTCGCCGGCGGGGTGATTTACGGTCTCGTGAAGGCGGCGATCTATCTCGTCGTGCAATGGTTTGCCTGA
- a CDS encoding extracellular solute-binding protein family 1 (PFAM: extracellular solute-binding protein family 1~KEGG: rec:RHECIAT_CH0003956 sorbitol/mannitol ABC transporter, substrate-binding protein) has product MTLRTFLLGACSALAFAGMASAETLTIATVNNGDMIRMQKLTDDFKAKNPGIDLEWVTLEENVLRQKVTTDIATKGGQYDVLTIGTYEVPIWAKQDWLLPLDNLGANYDVDDLLPAIRSGLTVDGKLYASPFYGESSMVMYRKDLFEAAGLKMPDAPTWDFVADAARKITNKDKEIYGICLRGKAGWGENMAFLTAMSNSFGARWFDEKWKPQFDQPEWKDTLDFYVKLMKDAGPPGASSNGFNENLALFQTGKCGMWIDATVAASFVADPKQSQVADKVGFALAPDKGLGKRGNWLWAWSLAIPAGTQKAEAAEKFVAWATSKEYSNLVAEKEGWLNAPPGTRKSLYANADYQKAASFAKMTLDSIESADPTKPTVKPVPYVGVQFVAIPEFQGIGTAVGQQFSAALAGQLSVDQALQAAQQLTTREMTKAGYIK; this is encoded by the coding sequence ATGACATTGAGAACTTTTCTGCTGGGCGCCTGCTCAGCACTGGCGTTTGCCGGTATGGCTTCGGCCGAAACGCTGACAATCGCGACCGTGAATAACGGCGACATGATCCGGATGCAGAAGCTGACGGATGATTTCAAGGCGAAGAACCCCGGTATCGACCTTGAATGGGTAACCCTGGAAGAAAACGTGCTGCGCCAGAAGGTCACGACCGATATCGCGACCAAGGGCGGCCAGTACGACGTTCTGACGATCGGCACCTATGAAGTTCCGATCTGGGCAAAACAGGACTGGTTGCTGCCGCTCGACAATCTCGGCGCCAATTACGACGTCGACGACTTGCTGCCGGCAATTCGCAGCGGCCTGACTGTGGACGGCAAGCTCTATGCTTCGCCGTTCTATGGTGAAAGCTCGATGGTCATGTACCGTAAGGACCTGTTCGAAGCTGCCGGCCTGAAAATGCCCGACGCGCCGACCTGGGACTTCGTTGCCGACGCTGCCCGCAAGATCACCAACAAGGACAAGGAAATCTACGGCATCTGCCTTCGCGGCAAGGCCGGCTGGGGCGAGAACATGGCCTTCTTGACGGCCATGTCCAATTCCTTCGGCGCACGCTGGTTTGACGAGAAGTGGAAGCCGCAGTTCGATCAGCCGGAATGGAAGGACACGCTCGACTTCTACGTCAAGCTGATGAAGGACGCCGGCCCTCCGGGCGCCTCCTCCAACGGCTTCAACGAGAACCTGGCGCTCTTCCAGACCGGTAAGTGCGGCATGTGGATCGATGCAACGGTTGCCGCTTCCTTCGTCGCCGATCCGAAGCAGTCGCAGGTCGCCGACAAGGTCGGCTTCGCGCTCGCCCCGGACAAGGGCCTCGGCAAGCGCGGCAACTGGCTCTGGGCCTGGAGCCTCGCCATCCCGGCAGGGACCCAGAAGGCCGAAGCTGCTGAGAAGTTCGTTGCCTGGGCAACCAGCAAGGAATACAGCAACCTCGTCGCCGAGAAGGAAGGTTGGCTGAACGCACCTCCGGGCACCCGCAAATCGCTCTATGCGAATGCGGACTACCAGAAGGCGGCTTCGTTCGCCAAGATGACGCTCGACTCGATCGAGTCGGCCGATCCGACCAAGCCGACCGTCAAGCCGGTTCCCTATGTCGGCGTCCAGTTCGTGGCGATCCCGGAATTCCAGGGCATCGGCACGGCGGTGGGCCAGCAGTTCTCCGCAGCTCTTGCCGGCCAGCTCTCGGTCGACCAGGCCCTGCAGGCAGCGCAGCAACTGACCACTCGCGAAATGACCAAGGCCGGCTACATAAAATAA
- a CDS encoding FGGY-family pentulose kinase (TIGRFAM: FGGY-family pentulose kinase~PFAM: carbohydrate kinase FGGY~KEGG: rec:RHECIAT_CH0003950 ribulokinase protein) — protein MRDHVVAVDIGTGSARAGVFDVRGRLLAKAEHPIVMNRPRENHAEHDSEDIWSAACTAVRRAVEQSGIAAASVGAIGFDATCSLVVRDIEGRQLSVSTGGDRRFDTIVWLDHRALKEADFCTATEHRVLEHSGHVMSPEMEMPKLMWLKKKLPATWETAGYFFDLADFMTWKSTGSAARSRCTLTAKWNYLAHLEKGWQQDFLERIGLEDLQARGHLPDETTPVGDSVGRLTEEAAEALGLTVDCRVAAGMIDAYAGALGALGGYAADPVKREHQLALIAGTSSCIVTFSRERKPSHGMWGPYYEAVFPQSWLVEAGQSATGALLDHIVRMHAAGGEPTAALHQRIVARIAELRAEEGDAFGARIFVLPDFHGNRSPLADPHAVGVVSGLTLDTSFDGLCALYWRSAVGIALGIRHILEMMKQYGYMTDTLHIAGGHVKNPVLMELYSDATGCKVVVPKMNEAVLLGTAIAASVACGLYKDLAAAGEAMYPGADERLPDKAKQALYDRDYRRLLAMHRHRAELETMQ, from the coding sequence ATGCGTGATCATGTGGTTGCGGTGGATATCGGCACGGGCAGCGCGCGCGCCGGCGTCTTCGATGTACGCGGCCGTCTGCTCGCCAAGGCCGAGCATCCGATCGTGATGAACCGGCCACGCGAAAACCATGCCGAGCATGATTCCGAAGACATCTGGTCGGCCGCCTGCACGGCAGTGCGCAGGGCGGTGGAGCAATCCGGCATCGCCGCCGCCTCGGTCGGAGCGATTGGCTTCGACGCCACCTGCTCGCTCGTCGTCCGTGACATCGAGGGCCGGCAGCTCAGCGTTTCCACAGGCGGCGACCGGCGTTTCGACACGATCGTCTGGCTCGATCACCGGGCGCTGAAGGAAGCCGATTTCTGCACGGCGACGGAGCACAGGGTGCTCGAACATTCCGGCCACGTGATGTCGCCGGAAATGGAAATGCCGAAGCTGATGTGGCTGAAGAAAAAGCTGCCCGCCACATGGGAAACGGCCGGCTACTTCTTCGATCTCGCCGATTTCATGACGTGGAAATCGACCGGATCGGCCGCCCGTTCGCGCTGCACGCTGACGGCGAAATGGAACTATCTCGCCCATCTCGAAAAGGGCTGGCAGCAGGATTTCCTGGAGCGGATCGGCCTCGAGGACCTTCAGGCGCGCGGCCACCTGCCGGATGAGACCACGCCTGTCGGAGACAGCGTCGGCCGGCTGACTGAGGAAGCGGCAGAAGCGCTGGGGCTGACTGTGGACTGCCGTGTCGCTGCCGGGATGATCGACGCCTATGCCGGCGCACTCGGCGCGCTCGGCGGCTATGCCGCTGATCCTGTCAAACGCGAGCACCAGCTGGCGCTGATTGCCGGCACATCGAGCTGCATCGTTACGTTCTCGCGGGAGCGCAAGCCGAGCCATGGCATGTGGGGTCCCTATTACGAGGCTGTCTTCCCGCAATCCTGGCTGGTGGAGGCCGGGCAATCGGCGACCGGCGCGCTGCTCGACCACATCGTGCGCATGCATGCGGCCGGCGGCGAGCCAACGGCGGCGCTGCATCAGAGGATCGTCGCGCGGATCGCCGAATTGCGGGCCGAGGAGGGCGATGCCTTCGGTGCGCGGATCTTCGTGCTGCCGGATTTCCATGGCAACCGCTCGCCACTCGCCGATCCGCATGCGGTCGGCGTCGTCAGTGGACTGACGCTCGATACGTCCTTCGACGGGCTCTGCGCGCTTTATTGGCGCTCTGCGGTGGGCATTGCGCTCGGCATCCGCCATATTCTGGAAATGATGAAGCAATACGGTTACATGACCGATACGCTGCATATCGCCGGCGGGCATGTGAAGAACCCGGTGCTGATGGAGCTTTATAGCGATGCGACCGGCTGCAAGGTCGTGGTGCCGAAGATGAACGAGGCAGTGCTGCTCGGCACGGCGATCGCAGCATCCGTCGCCTGCGGCCTGTACAAGGATCTGGCGGCGGCCGGCGAGGCGATGTATCCGGGCGCCGACGAACGGCTTCCCGACAAGGCGAAGCAGGCGCTCTACGACCGCGACTACCGCCGACTTCTCGCCATGCACCGGCACCGCGCCGAATTGGAAACGATGCAATAG
- a CDS encoding transcriptional regulator, DeoR family (PFAM: putative sugar-binding domain protein~KEGG: rec:RHECIAT_CH0003957 sorbitol/mannitol operon transcriptional regulator protein), whose product MVKRSETPARLDDAARAGWLYYVAGRTQDEIAAAMGISRQSAQRLVSLAVAERLIKVRLDHPIAACLELGSQLRRKFGLKHVEVVPSDPASSSTTVGIAEAAAAEIERWLKRPEPIVLAIGTGRTLKAAVDQLPAIECPNHRIVSLTGNIAPDGSAAYYNVIFSMADAVKARHYPMPLPVLVTSAEERELLHGQQLVRSTLNMSAQADVTFVGIGELGIDGPLCVDGFLEKDEMMELMRGGAVGEICGWIFDVDGRLIDNPINERVASAPIPSRDASMVIGLAKGKRKFKAIRAAVVGHQINALITDEETAEFLLRS is encoded by the coding sequence ATGGTAAAAAGATCCGAGACCCCTGCACGGCTCGACGATGCGGCGCGTGCCGGCTGGCTCTATTACGTCGCCGGGCGCACGCAGGACGAAATCGCCGCTGCGATGGGCATCTCGCGGCAATCGGCGCAGCGGCTGGTGTCGCTGGCGGTCGCCGAGCGCCTGATCAAGGTGCGGCTCGATCATCCGATCGCCGCCTGCCTGGAGCTCGGCAGTCAGCTGCGGCGGAAATTCGGGTTGAAACATGTGGAAGTGGTGCCGAGCGATCCCGCATCGTCGTCGACGACGGTCGGTATCGCCGAGGCGGCCGCGGCCGAGATCGAGCGGTGGCTGAAACGGCCGGAGCCGATCGTGCTCGCCATCGGTACCGGCCGCACGCTGAAGGCGGCCGTCGACCAGCTTCCGGCGATCGAATGTCCCAATCACCGCATCGTTTCGCTGACCGGCAATATCGCCCCGGACGGATCGGCGGCCTATTACAACGTCATCTTCAGCATGGCCGATGCGGTGAAGGCGCGGCACTATCCGATGCCGCTGCCGGTGCTCGTCACCTCGGCGGAGGAGCGGGAGCTGCTGCATGGCCAACAGCTGGTGCGCTCGACGCTGAATATGAGTGCGCAAGCCGATGTCACCTTCGTCGGCATCGGCGAGCTCGGCATCGATGGGCCGCTCTGCGTCGACGGGTTTCTCGAGAAGGACGAGATGATGGAGCTGATGCGCGGGGGTGCTGTCGGCGAGATCTGCGGCTGGATCTTCGATGTCGATGGCAGGTTGATCGACAACCCGATCAACGAGCGCGTCGCGTCGGCGCCGATCCCGTCCCGCGACGCGTCGATGGTCATTGGGCTGGCCAAGGGCAAGCGCAAGTTCAAGGCGATCAGGGCTGCGGTTGTCGGCCATCAAATCAACGCTCTGATCACCGACGAAGAGACGGCTGAGTTTTTGCTCAGGAGCTGA